The following proteins are encoded in a genomic region of Jaculus jaculus isolate mJacJac1 chromosome 13, mJacJac1.mat.Y.cur, whole genome shotgun sequence:
- the Ewsr1 gene encoding RNA-binding protein EWS isoform X4, whose product MASTDYSTYSQAAAQQGYSAYTAQPTQGYAQTTQAYGQQSYGTYGQPTDVSYTQAQTTATYGQTAYATSYGQPPTGYTTPTAPQAYSQPVQGYGTGAYDTTTATVTTTQASYAAQSAYGTQPAYPAYGQQPTATAPARPQDGNKPAETSQPQSSTGGYNQPSLGYGQSNYSYPQVPGSYPMQPVTAPPSYPPTSYSSSQPTSYDQSSYSQQNTYGQPSSYGQQSSYGQQSSYGQQPPTSYPPQTGSYSQAPSQYSQQSSSYGQQSSFRQDHPSSMGVYGQESGGFSGPGENRSMSGPDNRGRGRGGFDRGGMSRGGRGGGRGGMGAGERGGFNKPGGPMDEGPDLDLGLPLDPDEDSDNSAIYVQGLNDNVTLDDLADFFKQCGVVKMNKRTGQPMIHIYLDKETGKPKGDATVSYEDPPTAKAAVEWFDGKDFQGSKLKVSLARKKPPMNSMRGGMPPREGRGMPPPLRGGPGGPGGPGGPMGRMGGRGGDRGGFPPRGPRGSRGNPSGGGNVQHRAGDWQCPNPGCGNQNFAWRTECNQCKAPKPEGFLPPPFPPPGGDRGRGGPGGMRGGRGGLMDRGGPGGMFRGGRGGDRGGFRGGRGMDRGGFGGGRRGGPGGPPGPLMEQMGGRRGGRGGPGKMDKGEHRQERRDRPY is encoded by the exons atggcgTCCACGG ATTATAGTACCTACAGCCAAGCTGCAGCCCAGCAGGG CTACAGTGCTTACACCGCCCAGCCAACTCAAGGATATGCACAGACCACCCAG GCATATGGGCAACAAAGCTATGGAACCTATGGGCAGCCTACTGATGTCAGCTATACCCAGGCTCAGACCACTGCCACCTATGGGCAGACGGCATATGCAACTTCTTACGGACAGCCTCCAACTG GTTATACTACTCCAACTGCCCCCCAGGCATATAGCCAGCCTGTCCAGGGGTATGGCACTGGTGCTTATGACACCACCACTGCTACGGTCACCACCACCCAGGCCTCCTATGCAGCTCAGTCTGCATATGGTACTCAGCCTGCTTACCCAGCCTATGGGCAGCAGCCAACAGCCACCGCACCTGCAAG ACCACAGGATGGTAACAAGCCTGCTGAGACTAGTCAACCTCAGTCTAGCACAGGGGGCTACAACCAGCCCAGCCTAGGATATGGACAGAGTAACTACAGTTATCCCCAGGTACCTGGGAGCTACCCCATGCAGCCAGTCACTGCGCCTCCGTCCTATCCTCCTACCAG ctatTCCTCTTCACAGCCAACTAGTTACGATCAGAGCAGTTACTCTCAGCAGAACACCTATGGGCAACCGAGCAGCTATGGACAACAGAGTAGCTATGGTCAACAAAGCAGCTATGGGCAGCAGCCTCCCACTAGTTACCCCCCTCAGACTGGATCCTACAGCCAGGCTCCAAGTCAATATAGCCAACAGAGCAGCAGCTACGGGCAGCAGA GTTCATTCCGACAGGACCACCCCAGTAGCATGGGTGTTTATGGGCAGGAGTCTGGAGGATTTTCCGGACCAGGAGAGAACCGGAGCATGAGTGGCCCTGATAACCGGGGCAGGGGAAGAGGGGGATTTGATCGTggaggcatgagcagaggtgggcgGGGAGGAGGACGCGGTGGAATGGG CGCTGGAGAGCGAGGTGGCTTCAATAAGCCTGGTG GACCCATGGATGAAGGACCAGATCTTGACCTAG GCCTCCCATTAGATCCTGATGAAGACTCTGACAACAGTGCAATTTATGTACAAGGATTAAATGACAATGTGACTCTTGATGATCTGGCTGACTTCTTTAAGCAGTGTGGTGTTGTCAAG ATGAACAAGAGAACTGGACAACCCATGATCCACATCTACCTggataaggaaacaggaaagccCAAAGGTGATGCCACGGTGTCCTATGAAGATCCACCAACTGCCAAGGCTGCTGTGGAGTGGTTTGATG GGAAAGATTTTCAAGGAAGCAAACTTAAAGTCTCTCTTGCGCGGAAGAAGCCTCCAATGAATAGCATGCGAGGTGGCATGCCACCCCGTGAGGGCAGAGGAATGCCACCACCACTTCGTGGAG GTCCAGGTGGCCCAGGAGGTCCTGGGGGACCCATGGGTCGCATGGGAGGCCGTGGAGGAGACAGAGGTGGCTTTCCCCCAAGAGGGCCCCGGGGTTCCCGAGGAAACCCCTCTGGAGGAGGAAATGTCCAGCACCGAGCTGGAGACTGGCAGTGTCCAAATCC GGGCTGTGGAAACCAGAACTTCGCCTGGAGAACAGAATGCAACCAGTGTAAGGCCCCCAAGCCTGAGGGCTTCCTCCCGCCACCCTTCCCACCTCCGG GCGGTGATCGTGGAAGAGGTGGCCCTGGTGGCATGCGAGGAGGACGAGGTGGCCTCATGGACCGTGGAGGTCCTGGTGGAATGTTCCGAGGTGGCCGTGGTGGAGACAGAGGTGGCTTCCGAGGTGGCCGTGGCATGGACCGAGGTGGCTTTGGTGGAGGAAGACGAGGTGGTCCAGGGGGCCCCCCTGGGCCTTTGATGGAACagatgggaggaagaagaggcGGACGTGGAGGACCTGGGAAAATGGATAA AGGCGAGCACCGTCAGGAGCGCAGAGACCGGCCCTACTAG
- the Ewsr1 gene encoding RNA-binding protein EWS isoform X5, with product MASTDYSTYSQAAAQQGYSAYTAQPTQGYAQTTQAYGQQSYGTYGQPTDVSYTQAQTTATYGQTAYATSYGQPPTGYTTPTAPQAYSQPVQGYGTGAYDTTTATVTTTQASYAAQSAYGTQPAYPAYGQQPTATAPARPQDGNKPAETSQPQSSTGGYNQPSLGYGQSNYSYPQVPGSYPMQPVTAPPSYPPTSYSSSQPTSYDQSSYSQQNTYGQPSSYGQQSSYGQQSSYGQQPPTSYPPQTGSYSQAPSQYSQQSSSYGQQSSFRQDHPSSMGVYGQESGGFSGPGENRSMSGPDNRGRGRGGFDRGGMSRGGRGGGRGGMG from the exons atggcgTCCACGG ATTATAGTACCTACAGCCAAGCTGCAGCCCAGCAGGG CTACAGTGCTTACACCGCCCAGCCAACTCAAGGATATGCACAGACCACCCAG GCATATGGGCAACAAAGCTATGGAACCTATGGGCAGCCTACTGATGTCAGCTATACCCAGGCTCAGACCACTGCCACCTATGGGCAGACGGCATATGCAACTTCTTACGGACAGCCTCCAACTG GTTATACTACTCCAACTGCCCCCCAGGCATATAGCCAGCCTGTCCAGGGGTATGGCACTGGTGCTTATGACACCACCACTGCTACGGTCACCACCACCCAGGCCTCCTATGCAGCTCAGTCTGCATATGGTACTCAGCCTGCTTACCCAGCCTATGGGCAGCAGCCAACAGCCACCGCACCTGCAAG ACCACAGGATGGTAACAAGCCTGCTGAGACTAGTCAACCTCAGTCTAGCACAGGGGGCTACAACCAGCCCAGCCTAGGATATGGACAGAGTAACTACAGTTATCCCCAGGTACCTGGGAGCTACCCCATGCAGCCAGTCACTGCGCCTCCGTCCTATCCTCCTACCAG ctatTCCTCTTCACAGCCAACTAGTTACGATCAGAGCAGTTACTCTCAGCAGAACACCTATGGGCAACCGAGCAGCTATGGACAACAGAGTAGCTATGGTCAACAAAGCAGCTATGGGCAGCAGCCTCCCACTAGTTACCCCCCTCAGACTGGATCCTACAGCCAGGCTCCAAGTCAATATAGCCAACAGAGCAGCAGCTACGGGCAGCAGA GTTCATTCCGACAGGACCACCCCAGTAGCATGGGTGTTTATGGGCAGGAGTCTGGAGGATTTTCCGGACCAGGAGAGAACCGGAGCATGAGTGGCCCTGATAACCGGGGCAGGGGAAGAGGGGGATTTGATCGTggaggcatgagcagaggtgggcgGGGAGGAGGACGCGGTGGAATGGGGTAA
- the Ewsr1 gene encoding RNA-binding protein EWS isoform X2: MASTDYSTYSQAAAQQGYSAYTAQPTQGYAQTTQAYGQQSYGTYGQPTDVSYTQAQTTATYGQTAYATSYGQPPTVEGTSTGYTTPTAPQAYSQPVQGYGTGAYDTTTATVTTTQASYAAQSAYGTQPAYPAYGQQPTATAPARPQDGNKPAETSQPQSSTGGYNQPSLGYGQSNYSYPQVPGSYPMQPVTAPPSYPPTSYSSSQPTSYDQSSYSQQNTYGQPSSYGQQSSYGQQSSYGQQPPTSYPPQTGSYSQAPSQYSQQSSSYGQQSSFRQDHPSSMGVYGQESGGFSGPGENRSMSGPDNRGRGRGGFDRGGMSRGGRGGGRGGMGAGERGGFNKPGGPMDEGPDLDLGLPLDPDEDSDNSAIYVQGLNDNVTLDDLADFFKQCGVVKMNKRTGQPMIHIYLDKETGKPKGDATVSYEDPPTAKAAVEWFDGKDFQGSKLKVSLARKKPPMNSMRGGMPPREGRGMPPPLRGGPGGPGGPGGPMGRMGGRGGDRGGFPPRGPRGSRGNPSGGGNVQHRAGDWQCPNPGCGNQNFAWRTECNQCKAPKPEGFLPPPFPPPGGDRGRGGPGGMRGGRGGLMDRGGPGGMFRGGRGGDRGGFRGGRGMDRGGFGGGRRGGPGGPPGPLMEQMGGRRGGRGGPGKMDKGEHRQERRDRPY, translated from the exons atggcgTCCACGG ATTATAGTACCTACAGCCAAGCTGCAGCCCAGCAGGG CTACAGTGCTTACACCGCCCAGCCAACTCAAGGATATGCACAGACCACCCAG GCATATGGGCAACAAAGCTATGGAACCTATGGGCAGCCTACTGATGTCAGCTATACCCAGGCTCAGACCACTGCCACCTATGGGCAGACGGCATATGCAACTTCTTACGGACAGCCTCCAACTG TAGAAGGGACCAGTACAG GTTATACTACTCCAACTGCCCCCCAGGCATATAGCCAGCCTGTCCAGGGGTATGGCACTGGTGCTTATGACACCACCACTGCTACGGTCACCACCACCCAGGCCTCCTATGCAGCTCAGTCTGCATATGGTACTCAGCCTGCTTACCCAGCCTATGGGCAGCAGCCAACAGCCACCGCACCTGCAAG ACCACAGGATGGTAACAAGCCTGCTGAGACTAGTCAACCTCAGTCTAGCACAGGGGGCTACAACCAGCCCAGCCTAGGATATGGACAGAGTAACTACAGTTATCCCCAGGTACCTGGGAGCTACCCCATGCAGCCAGTCACTGCGCCTCCGTCCTATCCTCCTACCAG ctatTCCTCTTCACAGCCAACTAGTTACGATCAGAGCAGTTACTCTCAGCAGAACACCTATGGGCAACCGAGCAGCTATGGACAACAGAGTAGCTATGGTCAACAAAGCAGCTATGGGCAGCAGCCTCCCACTAGTTACCCCCCTCAGACTGGATCCTACAGCCAGGCTCCAAGTCAATATAGCCAACAGAGCAGCAGCTACGGGCAGCAGA GTTCATTCCGACAGGACCACCCCAGTAGCATGGGTGTTTATGGGCAGGAGTCTGGAGGATTTTCCGGACCAGGAGAGAACCGGAGCATGAGTGGCCCTGATAACCGGGGCAGGGGAAGAGGGGGATTTGATCGTggaggcatgagcagaggtgggcgGGGAGGAGGACGCGGTGGAATGGG CGCTGGAGAGCGAGGTGGCTTCAATAAGCCTGGTG GACCCATGGATGAAGGACCAGATCTTGACCTAG GCCTCCCATTAGATCCTGATGAAGACTCTGACAACAGTGCAATTTATGTACAAGGATTAAATGACAATGTGACTCTTGATGATCTGGCTGACTTCTTTAAGCAGTGTGGTGTTGTCAAG ATGAACAAGAGAACTGGACAACCCATGATCCACATCTACCTggataaggaaacaggaaagccCAAAGGTGATGCCACGGTGTCCTATGAAGATCCACCAACTGCCAAGGCTGCTGTGGAGTGGTTTGATG GGAAAGATTTTCAAGGAAGCAAACTTAAAGTCTCTCTTGCGCGGAAGAAGCCTCCAATGAATAGCATGCGAGGTGGCATGCCACCCCGTGAGGGCAGAGGAATGCCACCACCACTTCGTGGAG GTCCAGGTGGCCCAGGAGGTCCTGGGGGACCCATGGGTCGCATGGGAGGCCGTGGAGGAGACAGAGGTGGCTTTCCCCCAAGAGGGCCCCGGGGTTCCCGAGGAAACCCCTCTGGAGGAGGAAATGTCCAGCACCGAGCTGGAGACTGGCAGTGTCCAAATCC GGGCTGTGGAAACCAGAACTTCGCCTGGAGAACAGAATGCAACCAGTGTAAGGCCCCCAAGCCTGAGGGCTTCCTCCCGCCACCCTTCCCACCTCCGG GCGGTGATCGTGGAAGAGGTGGCCCTGGTGGCATGCGAGGAGGACGAGGTGGCCTCATGGACCGTGGAGGTCCTGGTGGAATGTTCCGAGGTGGCCGTGGTGGAGACAGAGGTGGCTTCCGAGGTGGCCGTGGCATGGACCGAGGTGGCTTTGGTGGAGGAAGACGAGGTGGTCCAGGGGGCCCCCCTGGGCCTTTGATGGAACagatgggaggaagaagaggcGGACGTGGAGGACCTGGGAAAATGGATAA AGGCGAGCACCGTCAGGAGCGCAGAGACCGGCCCTACTAG
- the Ewsr1 gene encoding RNA-binding protein EWS isoform X1: protein MASTDYSTYSQAAAQQGYSAYTAQPTQGYAQTTQAYGQQSYGTYGQPTDVSYTQAQTTATYGQTAYATSYGQPPTVEGTSTGYTTPTAPQAYSQPVQGYGTGAYDTTTATVTTTQASYAAQSAYGTQPAYPAYGQQPTATAPARPQDGNKPAETSQPQSSTGGYNQPSLGYGQSNYSYPQVPGSYPMQPVTAPPSYPPTSYSSSQPTSYDQSSYSQQNTYGQPSSYGQQSSYGQQSSYGQQPPTSYPPQTGSYSQAPSQYSQQSSSYGQQSSFRQDHPSSMGVYGQESGGFSGPGENRSMSGPDNRGRGRGGFDRGGMSRGGRGGGRGGMGSAGERGGFNKPGGPMDEGPDLDLGLPLDPDEDSDNSAIYVQGLNDNVTLDDLADFFKQCGVVKMNKRTGQPMIHIYLDKETGKPKGDATVSYEDPPTAKAAVEWFDGKDFQGSKLKVSLARKKPPMNSMRGGMPPREGRGMPPPLRGGPGGPGGPGGPMGRMGGRGGDRGGFPPRGPRGSRGNPSGGGNVQHRAGDWQCPNPGCGNQNFAWRTECNQCKAPKPEGFLPPPFPPPGGDRGRGGPGGMRGGRGGLMDRGGPGGMFRGGRGGDRGGFRGGRGMDRGGFGGGRRGGPGGPPGPLMEQMGGRRGGRGGPGKMDKGEHRQERRDRPY, encoded by the exons atggcgTCCACGG ATTATAGTACCTACAGCCAAGCTGCAGCCCAGCAGGG CTACAGTGCTTACACCGCCCAGCCAACTCAAGGATATGCACAGACCACCCAG GCATATGGGCAACAAAGCTATGGAACCTATGGGCAGCCTACTGATGTCAGCTATACCCAGGCTCAGACCACTGCCACCTATGGGCAGACGGCATATGCAACTTCTTACGGACAGCCTCCAACTG TAGAAGGGACCAGTACAG GTTATACTACTCCAACTGCCCCCCAGGCATATAGCCAGCCTGTCCAGGGGTATGGCACTGGTGCTTATGACACCACCACTGCTACGGTCACCACCACCCAGGCCTCCTATGCAGCTCAGTCTGCATATGGTACTCAGCCTGCTTACCCAGCCTATGGGCAGCAGCCAACAGCCACCGCACCTGCAAG ACCACAGGATGGTAACAAGCCTGCTGAGACTAGTCAACCTCAGTCTAGCACAGGGGGCTACAACCAGCCCAGCCTAGGATATGGACAGAGTAACTACAGTTATCCCCAGGTACCTGGGAGCTACCCCATGCAGCCAGTCACTGCGCCTCCGTCCTATCCTCCTACCAG ctatTCCTCTTCACAGCCAACTAGTTACGATCAGAGCAGTTACTCTCAGCAGAACACCTATGGGCAACCGAGCAGCTATGGACAACAGAGTAGCTATGGTCAACAAAGCAGCTATGGGCAGCAGCCTCCCACTAGTTACCCCCCTCAGACTGGATCCTACAGCCAGGCTCCAAGTCAATATAGCCAACAGAGCAGCAGCTACGGGCAGCAGA GTTCATTCCGACAGGACCACCCCAGTAGCATGGGTGTTTATGGGCAGGAGTCTGGAGGATTTTCCGGACCAGGAGAGAACCGGAGCATGAGTGGCCCTGATAACCGGGGCAGGGGAAGAGGGGGATTTGATCGTggaggcatgagcagaggtgggcgGGGAGGAGGACGCGGTGGAATGGG CAGCGCTGGAGAGCGAGGTGGCTTCAATAAGCCTGGTG GACCCATGGATGAAGGACCAGATCTTGACCTAG GCCTCCCATTAGATCCTGATGAAGACTCTGACAACAGTGCAATTTATGTACAAGGATTAAATGACAATGTGACTCTTGATGATCTGGCTGACTTCTTTAAGCAGTGTGGTGTTGTCAAG ATGAACAAGAGAACTGGACAACCCATGATCCACATCTACCTggataaggaaacaggaaagccCAAAGGTGATGCCACGGTGTCCTATGAAGATCCACCAACTGCCAAGGCTGCTGTGGAGTGGTTTGATG GGAAAGATTTTCAAGGAAGCAAACTTAAAGTCTCTCTTGCGCGGAAGAAGCCTCCAATGAATAGCATGCGAGGTGGCATGCCACCCCGTGAGGGCAGAGGAATGCCACCACCACTTCGTGGAG GTCCAGGTGGCCCAGGAGGTCCTGGGGGACCCATGGGTCGCATGGGAGGCCGTGGAGGAGACAGAGGTGGCTTTCCCCCAAGAGGGCCCCGGGGTTCCCGAGGAAACCCCTCTGGAGGAGGAAATGTCCAGCACCGAGCTGGAGACTGGCAGTGTCCAAATCC GGGCTGTGGAAACCAGAACTTCGCCTGGAGAACAGAATGCAACCAGTGTAAGGCCCCCAAGCCTGAGGGCTTCCTCCCGCCACCCTTCCCACCTCCGG GCGGTGATCGTGGAAGAGGTGGCCCTGGTGGCATGCGAGGAGGACGAGGTGGCCTCATGGACCGTGGAGGTCCTGGTGGAATGTTCCGAGGTGGCCGTGGTGGAGACAGAGGTGGCTTCCGAGGTGGCCGTGGCATGGACCGAGGTGGCTTTGGTGGAGGAAGACGAGGTGGTCCAGGGGGCCCCCCTGGGCCTTTGATGGAACagatgggaggaagaagaggcGGACGTGGAGGACCTGGGAAAATGGATAA AGGCGAGCACCGTCAGGAGCGCAGAGACCGGCCCTACTAG
- the Ewsr1 gene encoding RNA-binding protein EWS isoform X3, whose translation MASTDYSTYSQAAAQQGYSAYTAQPTQGYAQTTQAYGQQSYGTYGQPTDVSYTQAQTTATYGQTAYATSYGQPPTGYTTPTAPQAYSQPVQGYGTGAYDTTTATVTTTQASYAAQSAYGTQPAYPAYGQQPTATAPARPQDGNKPAETSQPQSSTGGYNQPSLGYGQSNYSYPQVPGSYPMQPVTAPPSYPPTSYSSSQPTSYDQSSYSQQNTYGQPSSYGQQSSYGQQSSYGQQPPTSYPPQTGSYSQAPSQYSQQSSSYGQQSSFRQDHPSSMGVYGQESGGFSGPGENRSMSGPDNRGRGRGGFDRGGMSRGGRGGGRGGMGSAGERGGFNKPGGPMDEGPDLDLGLPLDPDEDSDNSAIYVQGLNDNVTLDDLADFFKQCGVVKMNKRTGQPMIHIYLDKETGKPKGDATVSYEDPPTAKAAVEWFDGKDFQGSKLKVSLARKKPPMNSMRGGMPPREGRGMPPPLRGGPGGPGGPGGPMGRMGGRGGDRGGFPPRGPRGSRGNPSGGGNVQHRAGDWQCPNPGCGNQNFAWRTECNQCKAPKPEGFLPPPFPPPGGDRGRGGPGGMRGGRGGLMDRGGPGGMFRGGRGGDRGGFRGGRGMDRGGFGGGRRGGPGGPPGPLMEQMGGRRGGRGGPGKMDKGEHRQERRDRPY comes from the exons atggcgTCCACGG ATTATAGTACCTACAGCCAAGCTGCAGCCCAGCAGGG CTACAGTGCTTACACCGCCCAGCCAACTCAAGGATATGCACAGACCACCCAG GCATATGGGCAACAAAGCTATGGAACCTATGGGCAGCCTACTGATGTCAGCTATACCCAGGCTCAGACCACTGCCACCTATGGGCAGACGGCATATGCAACTTCTTACGGACAGCCTCCAACTG GTTATACTACTCCAACTGCCCCCCAGGCATATAGCCAGCCTGTCCAGGGGTATGGCACTGGTGCTTATGACACCACCACTGCTACGGTCACCACCACCCAGGCCTCCTATGCAGCTCAGTCTGCATATGGTACTCAGCCTGCTTACCCAGCCTATGGGCAGCAGCCAACAGCCACCGCACCTGCAAG ACCACAGGATGGTAACAAGCCTGCTGAGACTAGTCAACCTCAGTCTAGCACAGGGGGCTACAACCAGCCCAGCCTAGGATATGGACAGAGTAACTACAGTTATCCCCAGGTACCTGGGAGCTACCCCATGCAGCCAGTCACTGCGCCTCCGTCCTATCCTCCTACCAG ctatTCCTCTTCACAGCCAACTAGTTACGATCAGAGCAGTTACTCTCAGCAGAACACCTATGGGCAACCGAGCAGCTATGGACAACAGAGTAGCTATGGTCAACAAAGCAGCTATGGGCAGCAGCCTCCCACTAGTTACCCCCCTCAGACTGGATCCTACAGCCAGGCTCCAAGTCAATATAGCCAACAGAGCAGCAGCTACGGGCAGCAGA GTTCATTCCGACAGGACCACCCCAGTAGCATGGGTGTTTATGGGCAGGAGTCTGGAGGATTTTCCGGACCAGGAGAGAACCGGAGCATGAGTGGCCCTGATAACCGGGGCAGGGGAAGAGGGGGATTTGATCGTggaggcatgagcagaggtgggcgGGGAGGAGGACGCGGTGGAATGGG CAGCGCTGGAGAGCGAGGTGGCTTCAATAAGCCTGGTG GACCCATGGATGAAGGACCAGATCTTGACCTAG GCCTCCCATTAGATCCTGATGAAGACTCTGACAACAGTGCAATTTATGTACAAGGATTAAATGACAATGTGACTCTTGATGATCTGGCTGACTTCTTTAAGCAGTGTGGTGTTGTCAAG ATGAACAAGAGAACTGGACAACCCATGATCCACATCTACCTggataaggaaacaggaaagccCAAAGGTGATGCCACGGTGTCCTATGAAGATCCACCAACTGCCAAGGCTGCTGTGGAGTGGTTTGATG GGAAAGATTTTCAAGGAAGCAAACTTAAAGTCTCTCTTGCGCGGAAGAAGCCTCCAATGAATAGCATGCGAGGTGGCATGCCACCCCGTGAGGGCAGAGGAATGCCACCACCACTTCGTGGAG GTCCAGGTGGCCCAGGAGGTCCTGGGGGACCCATGGGTCGCATGGGAGGCCGTGGAGGAGACAGAGGTGGCTTTCCCCCAAGAGGGCCCCGGGGTTCCCGAGGAAACCCCTCTGGAGGAGGAAATGTCCAGCACCGAGCTGGAGACTGGCAGTGTCCAAATCC GGGCTGTGGAAACCAGAACTTCGCCTGGAGAACAGAATGCAACCAGTGTAAGGCCCCCAAGCCTGAGGGCTTCCTCCCGCCACCCTTCCCACCTCCGG GCGGTGATCGTGGAAGAGGTGGCCCTGGTGGCATGCGAGGAGGACGAGGTGGCCTCATGGACCGTGGAGGTCCTGGTGGAATGTTCCGAGGTGGCCGTGGTGGAGACAGAGGTGGCTTCCGAGGTGGCCGTGGCATGGACCGAGGTGGCTTTGGTGGAGGAAGACGAGGTGGTCCAGGGGGCCCCCCTGGGCCTTTGATGGAACagatgggaggaagaagaggcGGACGTGGAGGACCTGGGAAAATGGATAA AGGCGAGCACCGTCAGGAGCGCAGAGACCGGCCCTACTAG